A single region of the Winslowiella toletana genome encodes:
- a CDS encoding phage integrase — MAVRKNPAGGWICELYLNGAKGKRIRKKFATKGEALAFEQYTVHNPWQEEKQDRRTLKELVDAWYSAHGITLKDGLKRQLAMHHAFECMGEPLARDFDAQMFSRYREKRLKGEYARSNRVKEVSPRTLNLELAYFRAVFNELNRLGEWKGENPLKNMRPFRTEEMEMAWLTQDQIALLLGECKRHHHPDLEAVVRICLATGARWSEAESLKKSQLAKYKITYTNTKGRKNRTVPISQALYESLPDDKKGRLFSDCYGAFRSALERTDIELPAGQLTHVLRHTFASHFMMNGGNILVLQRVLGHTDIKMTMRYAHFAPDHLEDAVKFNPLAVSGGKVATEMADNG; from the coding sequence ATGGCGGTCCGTAAAAATCCGGCTGGAGGCTGGATTTGTGAGCTTTACCTTAACGGGGCAAAAGGCAAACGCATCAGAAAGAAATTCGCCACCAAAGGCGAGGCGTTGGCCTTTGAACAGTACACCGTTCATAATCCGTGGCAGGAAGAAAAACAAGACCGGCGCACGTTAAAAGAGCTGGTTGACGCATGGTACAGCGCACACGGCATTACCCTGAAAGACGGACTAAAACGTCAGTTAGCGATGCACCATGCTTTTGAGTGTATGGGCGAACCGCTTGCGCGTGATTTCGATGCGCAGATGTTTTCCCGCTACCGGGAAAAGCGGTTAAAGGGTGAATATGCCCGTTCAAACAGGGTAAAAGAAGTATCGCCCCGCACGCTTAACCTTGAGCTGGCCTACTTTCGCGCGGTGTTTAATGAGCTAAACCGTCTCGGAGAGTGGAAAGGCGAAAATCCACTGAAAAATATGCGCCCTTTCCGCACGGAAGAGATGGAAATGGCCTGGCTAACTCAGGATCAGATTGCTTTGCTGCTCGGTGAATGCAAACGGCACCACCATCCAGATTTAGAAGCCGTGGTAAGAATCTGTCTCGCCACTGGCGCTCGCTGGTCTGAGGCCGAGAGCCTGAAAAAAAGCCAGCTCGCGAAATATAAAATCACCTATACCAACACGAAAGGCAGAAAAAACCGCACCGTCCCAATCAGCCAAGCGCTTTATGAATCCCTGCCTGATGATAAAAAAGGTCGGTTATTCAGTGATTGTTATGGCGCGTTCCGGTCAGCTCTGGAAAGAACAGATATCGAGTTACCGGCGGGGCAACTGACCCACGTTTTGCGCCACACTTTCGCCAGCCACTTTATGATGAATGGCGGTAATATTTTGGTGTTGCAGCGCGTGCTTGGCCATACAGATATAAAAATGACGATGCGATATGCGCACTTTGCTCCAGACCATCTGGAGGATGCTGTTAAGTTCAATCCACTGGCGGTAAGTGGCGGTAAAGTGGCGACAGAAATGGCGGATAATGGGTAA
- a CDS encoding phage repressor protein CI — MIFDTQVNNDELLDRICQVYGFKQKIQLARHFNIAASSLQNRYARGTVSYDFAVQCALETGASLLWLLTGQGSQYDGKPAPTDPKTIESFTLSDGKLEKNSPLSIDASFFSKQMSKGIAVRADGKLNFIEQDASLSDGLWLVDIEGATSLKELTLLPGKKLHVAGGKVPFECGIDEIKTIGRVVGIYSEVN; from the coding sequence TTGATCTTTGATACTCAGGTGAATAATGACGAGTTACTGGACAGAATCTGTCAAGTATATGGTTTCAAACAAAAAATCCAGTTAGCTCGCCACTTCAATATTGCAGCCAGCTCCCTGCAAAATCGCTACGCGCGAGGAACGGTTTCTTATGACTTCGCGGTGCAATGTGCTTTAGAAACTGGCGCGAGCCTGCTATGGCTGCTGACCGGGCAGGGTTCCCAATACGACGGGAAACCGGCACCAACGGATCCTAAAACAATAGAATCATTCACGCTGAGTGATGGAAAGCTCGAAAAAAACTCACCATTGAGTATCGATGCGAGTTTTTTCAGTAAGCAAATGTCAAAAGGTATTGCTGTCCGGGCCGATGGAAAGCTTAACTTTATCGAACAAGATGCCTCACTTTCTGATGGCCTTTGGCTGGTTGATATTGAGGGCGCTACCAGCCTCAAAGAATTGACGTTACTACCTGGCAAGAAACTTCACGTTGCGGGCGGTAAAGTACCGTTTGAATGTGGGATAGATGAGATAAAAACGATTGGCCGTGTAGTGGGTATATACAGCGAGGTTAATTGA
- a CDS encoding DUF2732 family protein, protein MRNTESHRFITDRDAMALLLTDAKNEERKDRARAVSIRLEALAVHITEEGMSGKDAAELLRREASRFENELQELH, encoded by the coding sequence ATGCGTAATACCGAATCTCATCGTTTTATCACCGATAGAGATGCAATGGCCCTATTGCTGACAGACGCAAAAAACGAAGAGCGTAAAGACCGCGCGCGCGCAGTTTCAATCCGTCTTGAGGCGCTGGCTGTCCATATCACCGAAGAGGGCATGAGCGGTAAAGACGCCGCTGAACTGCTGCGCCGCGAAGCTTCTCGTTTTGAGAACGAATTACAGGAGCTGCACTGA
- a CDS encoding DUF5347 domain-containing protein, translating to MAIEAVSLTVPLKAGERLVGLNHVAELRARYWGAGWKEVERFVDDMRDKHDSQFEENNRALAAIFFLAKIPAARHQLELNELTTGEKKALITAMNHFRAIVSLFPKRLTMPN from the coding sequence ATGGCTATTGAAGCCGTCTCGTTAACCGTTCCGCTAAAAGCGGGTGAGCGTCTGGTCGGTCTCAATCATGTGGCCGAGCTGCGCGCCAGATATTGGGGAGCTGGCTGGAAAGAGGTCGAACGTTTTGTCGATGATATGCGCGATAAACACGACTCGCAATTTGAGGAAAATAACCGAGCGTTGGCCGCTATCTTCTTTCTGGCAAAAATACCGGCGGCTCGTCATCAGCTCGAATTAAACGAGCTGACTACTGGCGAGAAAAAGGCGCTGATAACAGCGATGAATCATTTTCGCGCAATAGTGAGCTTATTTCCTAAACGGCTAACCATGCCGAACTAA